From Zingiber officinale cultivar Zhangliang chromosome 5B, Zo_v1.1, whole genome shotgun sequence, the proteins below share one genomic window:
- the LOC121987143 gene encoding F-box/kelch-repeat protein At1g15670-like, producing the protein MKTELIPGLPNDVALQCLLRLPFYSISVARGVCRRWRRELSASSSFYRLRKAAGLVRPVFIMLFYDIPSFPLYRWRLAFYEPATGARGVRPLTDDSLRGKQHCWHVVVVGRELVLVGGWDESNWKDTAEVNIYDLVTGDWRPGAPIPRPMQDGCDFAVGPRNAFVSGWKDDLSSMLVYDTTTDEWMECHVAPQGPSWCPWLGFMSAADLAAHEEEMMYECREKDEDEKLEVVTWCDGDKANLWRSLGLLSDNLFNYRRQFFVFQF; encoded by the coding sequence ATGAAGACCGAGCTAATTCCAGGACTGCCGAACGATGTCGCTCTGCAGTGCCTCCTCCGCCTCCCCTTCTACTCCATCTCCGTTGCTCGGGGCGTTTGCAGGCGATGGAGGCGCGAACTCTCAGCGTCGTCATCCTTTTATCGCCTCCGCAAGGCTGCCGGCCTCGTTCGCCCCGTCTTCattatgctcttttatgatattccCTCGTTCCCCCTTTACAGGTGGCGTCTAGCCTTTTACGAGCCAGCCACGGGCGCTAGGGGGGTCCGGCCGTTGACAGACGACAGCCTCCGCGGCAAGCAGCACTGCTGGCATGTTGTGGTCGTCGGGCGAGAGCTGGTGCTGGTCGGCGGGTGGGATGAGTCAAACTGGAAGGACACCGCGGAAGTCAACATCTACGATCTAGTCACCGGCGACTGGCGTCCCGGGGCTCCGATTCCGCGCCCCATGCAGGATGGCTGCGACTTTGCCGTCGGGCCACGAAACGCGTTTGTATCTGGCTGGAAGGACGATCTATCGTCGATGCTAGTTTACGACACGACAACCGACGAGTGGATGGAGTGCCACGTAGCGCCCCAGGGGCCGAGCTGGTGCCCGTGGTTGGGATTCATGTCGGCCGCCGACCTCGCCGCCCACGAGGAGGAAATGATGTACGAATGCCGGGAGAAAGATGAGGACGAGAAATTGGAGGTGGTCACATGGTGCGACGGCGACAAAGCGAACTTGTGGCGGAGCTTGGGATTGTTGTcggacaacttatttaattaccGCCGACAATTCTTTGTCTTCCAATTCTAA
- the LOC121987144 gene encoding F-box/kelch-repeat protein At1g80440-like — METELPGLSDDVALQCFLRLPFYSISVARGVCRRWRRKLSASSSFYNLRKAAGLARPVFIMLFYDIPSFPLYRWRLAFYEPATGAWGIRPLTDDGLRGKQHYWHVVVVGRELVLVGGWDESNWKDTAEVNIYDLVTGDWRPGAPIPRPMQYGCDFAVGPRNAFVSVWKDDLSSTLVYDTTIDVWMECHVVTQGPSWCPWLGFMSAADLAAHEEEMMYECREKDEDEKLEMITWCDGNKANL, encoded by the coding sequence ATGGAGACCGAGCTTCCAGGACTGTCGGACGATGTCGCTCTGCAGTGCTTCCTCCGCCTCCCCTTCTACTCCATCTCCGTTGCTCGAGGAGTCTGCAGGCGGTGGAGGCGCAAACTCTCAGCGTCGTCATCCTTCTATAACCTCCGCAAGGCTGCCGGCCTCGCTCGCCCCGTCTTCattatgctcttttatgatattccCTCGTTCCCCCTTTACAGGTGGCGTCTAGCCTTTTACGAGCCAGCCACGGGCGCCTgggggatccgaccgttgacagaCGATGGCCTCCGCGGCAAGCAGCACTACTGGCATGTTGTGGTCGTCGGGAGAGAGTTGGTGCTGGTAGGCGGGTGGGATGAGTCAAACTGGAAGGACACCGCGGAAGTCAACATCTACGATCTAGTCACCGGCGACTGGCGTCCCGGGGCTCCGATTCCGCGCCCCATGCAGTATGGCTGCGACTTTGCCGTCGGGCCACGGAACGCGTTCGTATCTGTCTGGAAGGACGATCTATCGTCGACGTTAGTTTATGACACGACAATCGACGTGTGGATGGAGTGCCATGTGGTGACCCAGGGGCCGAGCTGGTGCCCGTGGTTGGGATTCATGTCGGCCGCCGACCTCGCCGCCCACGAGGAGGAAATGATGTACGAATGCCGGGAGAAAGATGAGGACGAGAAATTGGAGATGATCACATGGTGCGACGGCAATAAAGCAAACTTGTGA